In Elusimicrobiota bacterium, the sequence GGTGTCGCCCCTGTTTGCCTGGGTCGCTATCGATATGTTGTTGTGGGGTTTTATGACCCGTTACCTGAACAGCCTGACGGTTTCCACGTTCAATTTTGTACCGATGCTTCTAGGCGCTGTGCTTCTCTGGGACTTCTTTGTCCGTGTGATGCAAGGGGTCTCCATGGCGTTTTTCGAGGATGTCTGGTCGCGAAATTTTCTGAATATTTTTGCGACCCCTATTTCCATCTCGGAATATGTCAGCGGTCTGGTGCTCTGCAGCATCGTCACCAGTTCGGTCAGCCTTCTGATGATGATGGCCGTGGCCACGGCCGTCTTTGGTCTCTCCTTTCTCGCCTACGGGTGGATGGTGATCCCGTTTCTGATGGTCCTGTTTCTGTTCGGTATCGCGCTCGGTGTTTTCGCCTGCGCCGTGGTCCTCCGGCTTGGGCCGGCGGCGGAGTGGTTTATCTGGCCCATGCCGGCGCTCCTGTCGCCTTTT encodes:
- a CDS encoding ABC transporter permease, producing the protein MSLKRVAAVMLRQFYLMRGSFSRVSPLFAWVAIDMLLWGFMTRYLNSLTVSTFNFVPMLLGAVLLWDFFVRVMQGVSMAFFEDVWSRNFLNIFATPISISEYVSGLVLCSIVTSSVSLLMMMAVATAVFGLSFLAYGWMVIPFLMVLFLFGIALGVFACAVVLRLGPAAEWFIWPMPALLSPFAGVFYPLSTLPRWMQVFAHFLPPAYVFEGLRAVISGGVASKTGLVQGGLLAVLYCLLACRLFSWVYRQAVRTGLIARYSAETVS